A section of the Prochlorococcus sp. MIT 1341 genome encodes:
- the trmD gene encoding tRNA (guanosine(37)-N1)-methyltransferase TrmD: MQPYRVDVISLFPQAFDMLSGLGVIGRAFQSNLVEIFTHNPRDFSKDSYRKVDDEPYGGGVGMVLKPEPIYNAFESIPLNTRSRKILLTPQGNKLVHADLKRWADKYEQLILICGNYEGFDERIRDLADEEISIGDFVLTGGEIPALVIINGVVRLLPGTVGSPESLLDESHNAGLLDHPHYTRPAEFRGKRVPDVLRSGDHSAISSWRQNQREIRTKIRRPELYRAWKERQNSAFISRMDLSGVKLLDFRVGNGYDIHRLVAGRPLILGGVLLEHPEGLGLDGHSDADVLVHAVMDALLGALALGDIGKYFPPEDPMWKGADSLELLEKVAVLIDERGWKVVNIDAVVVAERPKLKPHIDFMRLNLAKRLELDIGSVGVKATTNELLGAEGREEGISSQAVALLARK; this comes from the coding sequence ATGCAGCCTTATCGAGTTGATGTGATAAGTCTCTTCCCACAAGCTTTTGATATGTTGAGTGGGCTTGGTGTAATAGGAAGGGCTTTTCAATCAAATCTTGTTGAAATCTTCACTCACAATCCCAGGGATTTCTCAAAAGACAGTTATCGAAAGGTAGATGACGAGCCTTATGGTGGGGGAGTAGGCATGGTTCTTAAACCGGAGCCTATCTACAATGCCTTTGAGTCAATCCCATTAAATACACGATCAAGAAAAATTTTGTTAACTCCCCAAGGGAACAAATTAGTTCATGCCGATTTAAAGCGATGGGCCGATAAATATGAACAGTTGATATTGATATGTGGGAATTATGAGGGCTTTGATGAACGGATTAGAGATCTTGCTGACGAAGAGATTTCGATAGGAGACTTTGTTCTTACAGGTGGGGAGATTCCTGCACTGGTAATTATCAATGGTGTAGTGAGATTACTACCTGGAACTGTTGGTTCGCCGGAATCTTTGTTAGATGAAAGTCATAACGCAGGTTTGTTAGATCATCCGCATTACACAAGGCCTGCAGAATTCCGTGGAAAACGTGTTCCTGATGTTTTAAGAAGTGGGGATCATTCTGCAATTTCTAGTTGGAGACAGAATCAGCGGGAAATAAGGACAAAGATTCGTCGCCCGGAACTTTATAGAGCTTGGAAAGAAAGACAAAACTCTGCTTTTATATCGAGAATGGATTTATCAGGTGTAAAACTTTTGGATTTTCGAGTTGGCAACGGTTACGACATTCATCGGTTAGTTGCTGGACGACCATTAATCCTTGGCGGAGTCTTGCTAGAACATCCAGAAGGCTTAGGTTTAGATGGCCACAGTGATGCAGATGTTCTTGTACATGCAGTAATGGATGCTTTGCTTGGAGCACTAGCCCTTGGTGACATTGGAAAGTATTTCCCCCCTGAGGACCCGATGTGGAAGGGGGCTGACAGTTTGGAGCTTTTAGAAAAGGTTGCAGTGCTTATAGATGAAAGAGGTTGGAAGGTAGTGAATATTGATGCGGTTGTTGTTGCAGAGCGGCCAAAACTTAAGCCTCATATTGACTTTATGAGGCTTAATCTTGCTAAAAGACTTGAGTTAGACATTGGTTCGGTTGGGGTAAAGGCAACTACAAATGAACTCCTTGGCGCAGAGGGACGTGAGGAAGGAATTAGTTCACAGGCAGTAGCCTTACTAGCGCGCAAATGA
- the era gene encoding GTPase Era: MAFFQSTPPNHRSGFVALIGRPNVGKSTLVNCLIGEKVAITSPVAQTTRNRLKAILTTSDSQIVFVDTPGIHKPHHLLGERLVKSARSTIGEVDLIVLMFDGSELPGKGDAFIVDLLKRQKLPVLAVLNKWDLVSEKERSNFFDFYQRIMSDTSWPIYICSAVQGDGCKEVINAISKKLPIGPQLYPPDMISDQPENLLLAELIREQVLLHTREEIPHSVAVKIERVEDIRRKNTNKGKPEHTGVLATVFVERKSQKGILIGKGGSMLKAIGKAARLQMQNLINGPVYLELFVKIVPAWRSKASLLSELGYKEV; this comes from the coding sequence ATGGCCTTTTTTCAATCGACTCCTCCAAATCATCGTTCAGGGTTTGTAGCTCTTATTGGTAGGCCTAACGTCGGTAAGTCAACTTTAGTCAATTGCCTTATAGGCGAGAAGGTTGCGATCACATCACCGGTAGCTCAAACAACTAGGAATCGCCTTAAGGCAATACTCACAACTTCTGACTCACAGATAGTATTTGTAGATACTCCTGGCATACATAAACCACATCACTTATTAGGTGAAAGACTCGTTAAGAGTGCACGTTCAACTATTGGCGAAGTCGATCTTATTGTCCTTATGTTTGATGGCTCCGAACTTCCCGGAAAAGGAGATGCATTCATAGTCGATTTACTTAAAAGACAAAAATTGCCAGTGTTGGCTGTTTTGAATAAGTGGGATCTTGTCTCAGAAAAAGAAAGAAGTAATTTTTTTGATTTCTATCAAAGAATCATGTCAGATACCTCATGGCCTATTTACATTTGCAGTGCAGTTCAAGGAGATGGATGTAAAGAAGTGATAAATGCAATCTCAAAGAAACTTCCTATTGGACCACAGCTTTATCCTCCAGATATGATCTCAGATCAGCCAGAAAATCTTTTGCTTGCAGAACTAATAAGAGAACAGGTCTTACTACACACTAGAGAGGAAATCCCGCATAGTGTTGCAGTGAAGATAGAACGGGTTGAAGATATTCGAAGAAAGAATACTAATAAAGGCAAACCAGAACACACAGGTGTTTTGGCAACGGTTTTTGTTGAGCGCAAAAGCCAGAAGGGCATTTTGATAGGAAAGGGGGGTTCGATGTTGAAAGCTATTGGTAAAGCAGCTAGGTTACAGATGCAGAATCTGATTAATGGACCTGTTTATTTGGAATTATTTGTAAAAATAGTTCCAGCTTGGCGAAGCAAGGCTTCTCTTTTGTCAGAGCTTGGTTACAAGGAGGTTTGA
- a CDS encoding Bax inhibitor-1 family protein → MPASSNFQQAIREAQSSALVGPNVVNKALPYVGGGMIMTAGGVIGGLSLQVSNPGLFMPLFWVALIGNLILFFVAQNVAMKANNSTALPLLTAYSLITGFTLSGIVAIAIGSAGMGSVGTAALATGITFAIASVVGRKMSDSVGQALSGVVGLGLIGLIIAMLVQIVGGFFAPGMFGGSGFELMIAGFGTVLFVGMSFVDFYTMPRTYRDDQYLAGALGMYLTYINLFIFILRLMIALQGGGRRD, encoded by the coding sequence ATGCCAGCAAGCAGTAATTTTCAGCAGGCAATCCGAGAGGCACAATCGAGTGCCCTTGTAGGACCAAATGTAGTTAATAAGGCTCTTCCTTATGTAGGAGGGGGCATGATTATGACTGCCGGTGGAGTGATCGGCGGTCTTTCCTTGCAGGTCAGCAACCCTGGGCTTTTTATGCCTCTATTTTGGGTTGCTTTAATTGGAAATCTAATTCTTTTCTTTGTGGCACAGAATGTTGCCATGAAGGCAAATAACAGTACAGCACTTCCTTTGTTAACAGCTTATAGCTTGATTACTGGATTTACTCTTAGCGGAATTGTTGCTATTGCGATTGGATCTGCAGGTATGGGATCTGTTGGTACTGCAGCACTTGCTACTGGAATCACTTTCGCAATTGCCTCCGTAGTTGGAAGGAAGATGAGTGACAGTGTTGGCCAAGCACTATCTGGGGTTGTTGGTCTTGGTTTGATTGGTTTGATAATTGCAATGTTGGTTCAGATAGTTGGAGGGTTTTTTGCTCCAGGGATGTTTGGTGGAAGTGGATTCGAACTTATGATTGCAGGCTTCGGAACTGTTCTTTTTGTGGGAATGTCTTTTGTAGATTTCTACACAATGCCTCGAACCTATAGGGATGATCAGTATCTTGCAGGTGCTTTAGGAATGTATCTCACCTATATCAATTTATTTATATTTATCTTGCGGTTGATGATTGCCCTTCAAGGAGGCGGACGTAGAGATTAA
- a CDS encoding PhoH family protein, whose protein sequence is MKGASSEGRFVIDLPDSDAALALAGVGNQTLHSIEALTGASLVIRGLELVVAGLPTQLEKAVGVLELIRPLWQEGQIISSVDLQAAFKAFDKGYKEDHASLSDHILVRSKRGIHLRPKTIRQKAYIKAMETHDLTFGIGPAGTGKTFLAAVLAVRMLMERKVERLVLTRPAVEAGERLGFLPGDLQQKVDPYLRPLYDSFHTLLGMEKTNALLEKGVIEVAPLAYMRGRTLENSFVILDEAQNTTSAQMKMFLTRLGERSRMVVTGDITQIDLPGGVLSGLVEACDVLEKTDGIAISRLTAEDVVRHSIVQKVVDAYARKDS, encoded by the coding sequence ATGAAGGGAGCTTCCTCTGAAGGTCGCTTCGTAATCGATCTACCCGATTCTGATGCTGCTCTTGCTTTAGCAGGGGTTGGCAATCAGACGCTCCATTCAATAGAAGCTTTGACAGGTGCTTCTTTAGTAATTAGAGGCCTTGAGTTAGTTGTAGCTGGCTTGCCTACACAATTGGAAAAGGCTGTAGGAGTGCTTGAACTGATAAGGCCGTTGTGGCAAGAAGGTCAGATTATTTCTTCTGTTGATCTTCAGGCGGCATTTAAAGCTTTTGACAAGGGCTACAAGGAGGACCATGCATCTTTAAGTGATCATATTTTAGTAAGGAGCAAACGTGGAATTCACCTCAGGCCGAAGACCATTCGTCAGAAGGCTTATATAAAAGCTATGGAGACTCATGATTTGACATTTGGGATTGGTCCTGCGGGTACAGGTAAGACCTTTTTAGCAGCAGTTTTAGCGGTAAGAATGCTTATGGAAAGGAAGGTAGAACGTTTGGTCCTTACTCGCCCTGCAGTTGAGGCGGGTGAAAGATTGGGCTTTTTGCCAGGGGATTTACAACAGAAGGTAGACCCTTATTTACGTCCTTTATACGACTCCTTTCATACTCTTTTGGGAATGGAAAAAACAAATGCCTTATTAGAAAAAGGTGTGATTGAAGTTGCCCCTCTTGCTTACATGCGTGGTAGGACTCTAGAAAATTCTTTTGTGATACTTGATGAGGCGCAGAACACTACTTCCGCTCAAATGAAAATGTTTCTTACTCGACTTGGAGAAAGGTCTCGAATGGTTGTAACAGGAGATATAACCCAGATTGATCTTCCTGGGGGAGTTTTAAGTGGTTTAGTGGAAGCTTGTGATGTACTTGAGAAAACTGATGGGATAGCAATCTCTAGGCTTACGGCAGAGGATGTTGTAAGGCATAGCATTGTGCAAAAAGTTGTTGATGCATATGCTCGAAAGGACTCATAA
- the rpsP gene encoding 30S ribosomal protein S16: MIKLRLKRFGKKREASFRLVSCNSTSRRDGRPLEELGFYNPRTKETRLDTEALRTRLSQGAQPTDAVRALLEKGGLLEKRVRKAEIVGKAKQELARKMAANQASKEKASKPSDEKVEQAVEASAEETKES, encoded by the coding sequence ATGATCAAGCTCCGCCTCAAGCGGTTTGGGAAGAAACGGGAAGCGAGTTTCCGTTTAGTGTCTTGTAACAGCACGTCTAGGAGAGATGGTCGTCCTCTTGAGGAGTTAGGTTTTTATAACCCTCGAACAAAAGAAACCAGGTTAGATACTGAGGCTTTGAGGACTCGTTTAAGCCAAGGAGCTCAGCCAACAGATGCTGTTAGGGCTTTGCTTGAGAAAGGGGGCCTTTTAGAAAAACGAGTTCGCAAAGCTGAGATAGTTGGTAAGGCTAAGCAAGAACTTGCTAGAAAGATGGCTGCAAATCAGGCCTCTAAAGAAAAGGCTTCTAAACCCTCTGATGAAAAAGTTGAACAGGCAGTTGAAGCTTCAGCCGAAGAAACTAAAGAGTCCTGA
- the ffh gene encoding signal recognition particle protein: MFDELSARFEDAVKSLRGQASISEDNIEQALKDVRRALLEADVSLPVAKEFVDEVREKAFGVEVVRGVSPDQKFIQVVHEQLVEVMGGDNAPLAIADSSPTVVLMAGLQGAGKTTATAKLGLYLRDQGKRTLMIAADVYRPAAIDQLKTLGKQINVEVFSLGADASPEDIAAAGLAKAREESIDTVLVDTAGRLQIDDEMMEEMVRIRSAVNPDEVLLVVDSMIGQEAADLTKAFHEKVGITGAVLTKLDGDSRGGAALSIRKISGKPIKFIGTGEKVEALEAFHPQRMASRILGMGDVLTLVEKAQKEVEIADVEKMQKKLEEATFDFSDFLKQMRLIKRMGSLGGLMKMIPGMNKIDDGMLKQGEEQFKRIEAMIGSMTPKERVQPELLAAQPSRRRRVALGSGYAPADVDKVLADFQKMRGFMQQMSRGQGMPGMPGMPGMPGMPGGMGEMAGMRGMPNPSRSGQGGPLKRQRPLKKKKGFGDL, translated from the coding sequence ATGTTTGATGAACTGTCAGCCCGTTTTGAAGATGCCGTAAAAAGTCTTCGAGGCCAGGCTTCTATAAGTGAAGACAACATTGAGCAAGCGTTGAAGGATGTTAGGCGTGCTCTCCTAGAAGCTGATGTCAGCTTGCCAGTTGCAAAGGAGTTTGTTGATGAGGTTCGTGAAAAGGCCTTTGGTGTTGAGGTCGTTAGAGGTGTTAGTCCTGATCAAAAATTTATTCAAGTTGTTCATGAGCAGTTAGTTGAGGTTATGGGGGGAGACAATGCTCCTCTTGCGATAGCTGATTCTTCTCCAACGGTTGTTCTTATGGCCGGGTTGCAGGGGGCAGGTAAGACGACCGCTACTGCAAAGTTAGGTCTTTATTTGAGGGATCAAGGTAAAAGAACTTTGATGATTGCGGCAGATGTTTACAGGCCAGCTGCAATTGATCAGTTGAAAACCCTTGGGAAGCAGATAAATGTTGAAGTTTTCTCTTTAGGGGCGGATGCCAGTCCGGAGGATATTGCTGCTGCTGGCCTAGCGAAAGCAAGGGAGGAATCAATTGACACAGTCCTTGTTGACACTGCTGGGCGCCTTCAAATTGACGATGAAATGATGGAGGAGATGGTCCGCATTCGTTCTGCTGTCAACCCCGATGAGGTTTTGTTGGTAGTGGATTCGATGATTGGCCAGGAGGCGGCTGATCTAACAAAGGCTTTTCATGAAAAGGTAGGAATTACTGGTGCTGTTTTAACGAAGCTTGATGGCGACTCGAGAGGTGGAGCAGCCCTTTCTATAAGGAAAATCAGTGGAAAGCCAATCAAGTTCATTGGTACTGGAGAAAAGGTTGAGGCTTTGGAGGCTTTTCATCCACAACGGATGGCAAGTCGGATCCTTGGGATGGGAGATGTACTTACTTTGGTTGAGAAAGCACAGAAGGAGGTTGAGATTGCTGATGTTGAGAAGATGCAAAAGAAGCTGGAAGAGGCAACTTTTGACTTTTCTGATTTTTTAAAACAGATGCGCTTAATAAAAAGGATGGGTTCACTAGGTGGCTTAATGAAAATGATTCCTGGAATGAATAAAATTGATGATGGAATGCTTAAGCAAGGAGAAGAGCAGTTCAAGCGGATAGAGGCAATGATTGGTTCTATGACTCCTAAAGAAAGAGTTCAGCCAGAGCTTTTAGCAGCACAACCATCAAGACGGAGGCGAGTTGCCTTGGGGAGTGGATATGCCCCGGCAGATGTTGACAAAGTCCTAGCTGATTTCCAAAAAATGCGGGGGTTTATGCAGCAAATGTCTCGGGGGCAGGGAATGCCAGGAATGCCAGGAATGCCAGGAATGCCTGGAATGCCTGGAGGTATGGGTGAGATGGCAGGTATGCGAGGCATGCCTAACCCTTCCAGAAGTGGTCAAGGGGGACCATTAAAACGACAACGGCCATTGAAGAAAAAGAAGGGTTTTGGTGATTTGTGA